In one Pungitius pungitius chromosome 13, fPunPun2.1, whole genome shotgun sequence genomic region, the following are encoded:
- the lrrfip2 gene encoding leucine-rich repeat flightless-interacting protein 2 isoform X1: MGTQGCGRKRAPLKDRFSAEDEALSSIAREAEARLAAKRAARAEARDIRMRELERQQKERSYHTSSSSNRKWGQIHQWMADSEKARSSSSSITSRHRRGLDDDVMSVRSYRSTSSSATRDLGSKSRSSSRRDVLSDGLSSSSTLKTSRSTSSVYSDLHGHKRASSSSSKKDLLTGLYHDQRTYSSLTKTKPTAPLSTYQPRATTSSSSTVGAGLPRSYSMASLCDDTGLCGSGYSSKAPSEYSLYSGASSTHSSPVSSSDDDTVSSVSQERFSRGRRDSVSSDFSDISESAADYFSRTSRRGSVVSDLDDLSIPDLDALDEKCDKQYTDFSRPSSRCTTPGLSAATLASLGGTSSRRGSADTGSIYDPDTSLSELRDIYELKDQIQDVEGRYMQGLKELKESLAEVEEKYKKAMVSNAQLDNEKGNLIYQVDTLKDVIEEMEEHTAEMRRELEDKTKELERQKHTCTVLQHKQEELKEGLRQRDELIEESQRMQTKLDALTREAFDLQETINWKDKKIGALERQKEYFDCIRNERDELRDELADIKGKAKAGEKHGLVIIPDGTPNGDINHEPLSSGITVVSQEAAQVLESAGEGPLDVRLRKLAEEKDELLAQIRKLKNQLEEERQKHTKMDSVCTDGERMENGTDLHIIEMQRDANRQISEYKFKLSKAEQEMGTMEQNINRLEGQVSRYKLSADSSEKVEDELKAEKRKLQRELRTALDKIEEMEMTNNHLVKRLEKMKANRNALLSQQ, translated from the exons gcggaggcgaggctTGCGGCGAAACGGGCGGCTCGGGCGGAGGCCAGGGATATTCGAATGAGGGAACTCGAGCGGCAGCAGAAAGAG CGTTCTTACcacacatccagcagcagcaacaggaaaTGGGGTCAGATACACCAGTGGATG GCTGACTCAGAAAAAGCCCGAAGCTCTAGTAGTAGTATAACCAGCCGTCATCGGCGG GGGCtggatgatgatgtcatgtcaGTCCGCAGCTACAGG TCAACCTCATCATCGGCAACCCGTGACTTGGGGTCCAAGAGTCGATCCAGTTCCCGTAGAGATGTGTTG TCCGATGGCCTCTCCTCTAGCTCCACCCTCAAGACTTCCCGCTCCACT AGCTCTGTGTACAGTGACCTTCATGGCCATAAAagggcctcctccagctcctcgaaGAAGGACCTGCTG ACTGGACTTTACCACGATCAAAGGACCTACAGCAGCCTAACGAAGACCAAACCAACGGCTCCTCTCTCCACCTATCAGCCTCGG GCAACCACTTCCTCGTCCTCCACCGTGGGAGCGGGACTGCCTCGCAGCTACAGCATG GCCTCTCTCTGCGACGACACCGGTCTTTGCGGCTCGGGGTACAGTTCAAAAGCT CCCTCTGAATACAGCTTGTACTCTGGAGCCAGCTCCACCCACAGCAGCCCTGTG TCCTCCTCTGATGATGACACTGTCAGCAGCGTGTCCCAGGAACGCTTCAGCAGAGGCCGCAGGGACAGTGTG TCGTCTGACTTCTCGGACATTAGTGAGTCGGCTGCTGATTATTTCAGCCGCACCAGCCGGAGAGGCAGTGTTGTGTCTGACCTCGACGATTTGAGCATTCCGGATTTGGACGCT ctggatgAAAAATGTGACAAGCAGTATACAGATTTTAGTCGG CCGTCTTCCCGATGCACCACCCCCGGCCTCTCAGCGGCCACGTTGGCATCGCTGGGGGGCACCTCGTCACGACGGGGCAGCGCAGACACAGGCAGTATCTACGACCCCGACACCAGTCTGAGTGAACTTAGG GATATCTATGAACTAAAGGACCAGATTCAGGATGTAGAAGGGCGGTACATGCAAGGGCTTAAAGAGCTGAAG GAATCACTTgccgaggtggaggagaagtatAAAAAAGCCATGGTATCAAATGCTCAGCTGGACAACGAAAAAGGCAACCTCATCTATCAAGTGGACACACTAAAGGACGTCatagaggagatggaggaacaCACGgctgagatgaggagagagCTGGAGGACAAGACAAAG GAACTAGAAAGACAAAAGCACACGTGTACAGTCCTGCAGCATAAACAAGAAGAGCTGAAAGAGGGACTTCGCCAGAGAGATGAGCTTATAGAG GAGAGCCAGCGAATGCAGACTAAGTTAGATGCCCTCACCAGAGAGGCGTTTGACCTACAAGAAACGATAAACTGGAAGGACAAAAAGATTGGG GCCctagagagacagaaagagtacTTTGATTGCATTAGGAATGAGAGAGACGAGCTCAGAGATGAGCTTGCTGACATCAAGGGGAAGGCCAAAGCCGGAGAG AAACATGGGCTGGTCATCATCCCGGACGGCACTCCAAATGGAGACATCAACCATGAGCCTCTGTCCTCAGGGATCACCGTGGTCTCCCAGGAGGCCGCCCAGGTGCTGGAGTCTGCAGGAGAGGGCCCGCTGG ATGTCAGGCTACGGAAGTTGGCCGAGGAGAAAGATGAACTGCTGGCTCAGATCAGGAAGCTGAAGAATCAGcttgaggaggagagacagaagcaCACAAAGATGGACAGTGTGTGCACAGACGGGGAGAGGATGGAAAACGGTACAGACCTGCACATTATTGAGATGCAGA GAGATGCCAACAGACAGATTAGTGAATATAAATTCAAGCTTTCCAAGGCAGAACAGGAAATGGGTACAATGGAACAAAAT ATCAACAGACTTGAAGGGCAAGTGTCCAGGTACAAGTTGTCAGCAGACAGCTCCGAGAAAGTAGAAGACGAACTTAAAGCTGAAAAACGGAAACTTCAAAGAGAG CTGCGCACGGCTCTGGATAAGAtcgaggagatggagatgaccAACAACCATCTAGTAAAGCGCCTTGAGAAGATGAAGGCCAACAGGAACGCCCTCCTGTCCCAGCAGTGA
- the lrrfip2 gene encoding leucine-rich repeat flightless-interacting protein 2 isoform X8, giving the protein MGTQGCGRKRAPLKDRFSAEDEALSSIAREAEARLAAKRAARAEARDIRMRELERQQKELDEKCDKQYTDFSRPSSRCTTPGLSAATLASLGGTSSRRGSADTGSIYDPDTSLSELRESLAEVEEKYKKAMVSNAQLDNEKGNLIYQVDTLKDVIEEMEEHTAEMRRELEDKTKELERQKHTCTVLQHKQEELKEGLRQRDELIEESQRMQTKLDALTREAFDLQETINWKDKKIGALERQKEYFDCIRNERDELRDELADIKGKAKAGEKHGLVIIPDGTPNGDINHEPLSSGITVVSQEAAQVLESAGEGPLDVRLRKLAEEKDELLAQIRKLKNQLEEERQKHTKMDSVCTDGERMENGTDLHIIEMQRDANRQISEYKFKLSKAEQEMGTMEQNINRLEGQVSRYKLSADSSEKVEDELKAEKRKLQRELRTALDKIEEMEMTNNHLVKRLEKMKANRNALLSQQ; this is encoded by the exons gcggaggcgaggctTGCGGCGAAACGGGCGGCTCGGGCGGAGGCCAGGGATATTCGAATGAGGGAACTCGAGCGGCAGCAGAAAGAG ctggatgAAAAATGTGACAAGCAGTATACAGATTTTAGTCGG CCGTCTTCCCGATGCACCACCCCCGGCCTCTCAGCGGCCACGTTGGCATCGCTGGGGGGCACCTCGTCACGACGGGGCAGCGCAGACACAGGCAGTATCTACGACCCCGACACCAGTCTGAGTGAACTTAGG GAATCACTTgccgaggtggaggagaagtatAAAAAAGCCATGGTATCAAATGCTCAGCTGGACAACGAAAAAGGCAACCTCATCTATCAAGTGGACACACTAAAGGACGTCatagaggagatggaggaacaCACGgctgagatgaggagagagCTGGAGGACAAGACAAAG GAACTAGAAAGACAAAAGCACACGTGTACAGTCCTGCAGCATAAACAAGAAGAGCTGAAAGAGGGACTTCGCCAGAGAGATGAGCTTATAGAG GAGAGCCAGCGAATGCAGACTAAGTTAGATGCCCTCACCAGAGAGGCGTTTGACCTACAAGAAACGATAAACTGGAAGGACAAAAAGATTGGG GCCctagagagacagaaagagtacTTTGATTGCATTAGGAATGAGAGAGACGAGCTCAGAGATGAGCTTGCTGACATCAAGGGGAAGGCCAAAGCCGGAGAG AAACATGGGCTGGTCATCATCCCGGACGGCACTCCAAATGGAGACATCAACCATGAGCCTCTGTCCTCAGGGATCACCGTGGTCTCCCAGGAGGCCGCCCAGGTGCTGGAGTCTGCAGGAGAGGGCCCGCTGG ATGTCAGGCTACGGAAGTTGGCCGAGGAGAAAGATGAACTGCTGGCTCAGATCAGGAAGCTGAAGAATCAGcttgaggaggagagacagaagcaCACAAAGATGGACAGTGTGTGCACAGACGGGGAGAGGATGGAAAACGGTACAGACCTGCACATTATTGAGATGCAGA GAGATGCCAACAGACAGATTAGTGAATATAAATTCAAGCTTTCCAAGGCAGAACAGGAAATGGGTACAATGGAACAAAAT ATCAACAGACTTGAAGGGCAAGTGTCCAGGTACAAGTTGTCAGCAGACAGCTCCGAGAAAGTAGAAGACGAACTTAAAGCTGAAAAACGGAAACTTCAAAGAGAG CTGCGCACGGCTCTGGATAAGAtcgaggagatggagatgaccAACAACCATCTAGTAAAGCGCCTTGAGAAGATGAAGGCCAACAGGAACGCCCTCCTGTCCCAGCAGTGA
- the lrrfip2 gene encoding leucine-rich repeat flightless-interacting protein 2 isoform X2, with the protein MNVFEDPSDFILMLQTRPKAEARLAAKRAARAEARDIRMRELERQQKERSYHTSSSSNRKWGQIHQWMADSEKARSSSSSITSRHRRGLDDDVMSVRSYRSTSSSATRDLGSKSRSSSRRDVLSDGLSSSSTLKTSRSTSSVYSDLHGHKRASSSSSKKDLLTGLYHDQRTYSSLTKTKPTAPLSTYQPRATTSSSSTVGAGLPRSYSMASLCDDTGLCGSGYSSKAPSEYSLYSGASSTHSSPVSSSDDDTVSSVSQERFSRGRRDSVSSDFSDISESAADYFSRTSRRGSVVSDLDDLSIPDLDALDEKCDKQYTDFSRPSSRCTTPGLSAATLASLGGTSSRRGSADTGSIYDPDTSLSELRDIYELKDQIQDVEGRYMQGLKELKESLAEVEEKYKKAMVSNAQLDNEKGNLIYQVDTLKDVIEEMEEHTAEMRRELEDKTKELERQKHTCTVLQHKQEELKEGLRQRDELIEESQRMQTKLDALTREAFDLQETINWKDKKIGALERQKEYFDCIRNERDELRDELADIKGKAKAGEKHGLVIIPDGTPNGDINHEPLSSGITVVSQEAAQVLESAGEGPLDVRLRKLAEEKDELLAQIRKLKNQLEEERQKHTKMDSVCTDGERMENGTDLHIIEMQRDANRQISEYKFKLSKAEQEMGTMEQNINRLEGQVSRYKLSADSSEKVEDELKAEKRKLQRELRTALDKIEEMEMTNNHLVKRLEKMKANRNALLSQQ; encoded by the exons gcggaggcgaggctTGCGGCGAAACGGGCGGCTCGGGCGGAGGCCAGGGATATTCGAATGAGGGAACTCGAGCGGCAGCAGAAAGAG CGTTCTTACcacacatccagcagcagcaacaggaaaTGGGGTCAGATACACCAGTGGATG GCTGACTCAGAAAAAGCCCGAAGCTCTAGTAGTAGTATAACCAGCCGTCATCGGCGG GGGCtggatgatgatgtcatgtcaGTCCGCAGCTACAGG TCAACCTCATCATCGGCAACCCGTGACTTGGGGTCCAAGAGTCGATCCAGTTCCCGTAGAGATGTGTTG TCCGATGGCCTCTCCTCTAGCTCCACCCTCAAGACTTCCCGCTCCACT AGCTCTGTGTACAGTGACCTTCATGGCCATAAAagggcctcctccagctcctcgaaGAAGGACCTGCTG ACTGGACTTTACCACGATCAAAGGACCTACAGCAGCCTAACGAAGACCAAACCAACGGCTCCTCTCTCCACCTATCAGCCTCGG GCAACCACTTCCTCGTCCTCCACCGTGGGAGCGGGACTGCCTCGCAGCTACAGCATG GCCTCTCTCTGCGACGACACCGGTCTTTGCGGCTCGGGGTACAGTTCAAAAGCT CCCTCTGAATACAGCTTGTACTCTGGAGCCAGCTCCACCCACAGCAGCCCTGTG TCCTCCTCTGATGATGACACTGTCAGCAGCGTGTCCCAGGAACGCTTCAGCAGAGGCCGCAGGGACAGTGTG TCGTCTGACTTCTCGGACATTAGTGAGTCGGCTGCTGATTATTTCAGCCGCACCAGCCGGAGAGGCAGTGTTGTGTCTGACCTCGACGATTTGAGCATTCCGGATTTGGACGCT ctggatgAAAAATGTGACAAGCAGTATACAGATTTTAGTCGG CCGTCTTCCCGATGCACCACCCCCGGCCTCTCAGCGGCCACGTTGGCATCGCTGGGGGGCACCTCGTCACGACGGGGCAGCGCAGACACAGGCAGTATCTACGACCCCGACACCAGTCTGAGTGAACTTAGG GATATCTATGAACTAAAGGACCAGATTCAGGATGTAGAAGGGCGGTACATGCAAGGGCTTAAAGAGCTGAAG GAATCACTTgccgaggtggaggagaagtatAAAAAAGCCATGGTATCAAATGCTCAGCTGGACAACGAAAAAGGCAACCTCATCTATCAAGTGGACACACTAAAGGACGTCatagaggagatggaggaacaCACGgctgagatgaggagagagCTGGAGGACAAGACAAAG GAACTAGAAAGACAAAAGCACACGTGTACAGTCCTGCAGCATAAACAAGAAGAGCTGAAAGAGGGACTTCGCCAGAGAGATGAGCTTATAGAG GAGAGCCAGCGAATGCAGACTAAGTTAGATGCCCTCACCAGAGAGGCGTTTGACCTACAAGAAACGATAAACTGGAAGGACAAAAAGATTGGG GCCctagagagacagaaagagtacTTTGATTGCATTAGGAATGAGAGAGACGAGCTCAGAGATGAGCTTGCTGACATCAAGGGGAAGGCCAAAGCCGGAGAG AAACATGGGCTGGTCATCATCCCGGACGGCACTCCAAATGGAGACATCAACCATGAGCCTCTGTCCTCAGGGATCACCGTGGTCTCCCAGGAGGCCGCCCAGGTGCTGGAGTCTGCAGGAGAGGGCCCGCTGG ATGTCAGGCTACGGAAGTTGGCCGAGGAGAAAGATGAACTGCTGGCTCAGATCAGGAAGCTGAAGAATCAGcttgaggaggagagacagaagcaCACAAAGATGGACAGTGTGTGCACAGACGGGGAGAGGATGGAAAACGGTACAGACCTGCACATTATTGAGATGCAGA GAGATGCCAACAGACAGATTAGTGAATATAAATTCAAGCTTTCCAAGGCAGAACAGGAAATGGGTACAATGGAACAAAAT ATCAACAGACTTGAAGGGCAAGTGTCCAGGTACAAGTTGTCAGCAGACAGCTCCGAGAAAGTAGAAGACGAACTTAAAGCTGAAAAACGGAAACTTCAAAGAGAG CTGCGCACGGCTCTGGATAAGAtcgaggagatggagatgaccAACAACCATCTAGTAAAGCGCCTTGAGAAGATGAAGGCCAACAGGAACGCCCTCCTGTCCCAGCAGTGA
- the lrrfip2 gene encoding leucine-rich repeat flightless-interacting protein 2 isoform X4: MGTQGCGRKRAPLKDRFSAEDEALSSIAREAEARLAAKRAARAEARDIRMRELERQQKERSYHTSSSSNRKWGQIHQWMADSEKARSSSSSITSRHRRGLDDDVMSVRSYRSTSSSATRDLGSKSRSSSRRDVLSDGLSSSSTLKTSRSTSSVYSDLHGHKRASSSSSKKDLLTGLYHDQRTYSSLTKTKPTAPLSTYQPRATTSSSSTVGAGLPRSYSMASLCDDTGLCGSGYSSKAPSEYSLYSGASSTHSSPVSSSDDDTVSSVSQERFSRGRRDSVSSDFSDISESAADYFSRTSRRGSVVSDLDDLSIPDLDALDEKCDKQYTDFSRPSSRCTTPGLSAATLASLGGTSSRRGSADTGSIYDPDTSLSELRDIYELKDQIQDVEGRYMQGLKELKESLAEVEEKYKKAMVSNAQLDNEKGNLIYQVDTLKDVIEEMEEHTAEMRRELEDKTKELERQKHTCTVLQHKQEELKEGLRQRDELIEALERQKEYFDCIRNERDELRDELADIKGKAKAGEKHGLVIIPDGTPNGDINHEPLSSGITVVSQEAAQVLESAGEGPLDVRLRKLAEEKDELLAQIRKLKNQLEEERQKHTKMDSVCTDGERMENGTDLHIIEMQRDANRQISEYKFKLSKAEQEMGTMEQNINRLEGQVSRYKLSADSSEKVEDELKAEKRKLQRELRTALDKIEEMEMTNNHLVKRLEKMKANRNALLSQQ, translated from the exons gcggaggcgaggctTGCGGCGAAACGGGCGGCTCGGGCGGAGGCCAGGGATATTCGAATGAGGGAACTCGAGCGGCAGCAGAAAGAG CGTTCTTACcacacatccagcagcagcaacaggaaaTGGGGTCAGATACACCAGTGGATG GCTGACTCAGAAAAAGCCCGAAGCTCTAGTAGTAGTATAACCAGCCGTCATCGGCGG GGGCtggatgatgatgtcatgtcaGTCCGCAGCTACAGG TCAACCTCATCATCGGCAACCCGTGACTTGGGGTCCAAGAGTCGATCCAGTTCCCGTAGAGATGTGTTG TCCGATGGCCTCTCCTCTAGCTCCACCCTCAAGACTTCCCGCTCCACT AGCTCTGTGTACAGTGACCTTCATGGCCATAAAagggcctcctccagctcctcgaaGAAGGACCTGCTG ACTGGACTTTACCACGATCAAAGGACCTACAGCAGCCTAACGAAGACCAAACCAACGGCTCCTCTCTCCACCTATCAGCCTCGG GCAACCACTTCCTCGTCCTCCACCGTGGGAGCGGGACTGCCTCGCAGCTACAGCATG GCCTCTCTCTGCGACGACACCGGTCTTTGCGGCTCGGGGTACAGTTCAAAAGCT CCCTCTGAATACAGCTTGTACTCTGGAGCCAGCTCCACCCACAGCAGCCCTGTG TCCTCCTCTGATGATGACACTGTCAGCAGCGTGTCCCAGGAACGCTTCAGCAGAGGCCGCAGGGACAGTGTG TCGTCTGACTTCTCGGACATTAGTGAGTCGGCTGCTGATTATTTCAGCCGCACCAGCCGGAGAGGCAGTGTTGTGTCTGACCTCGACGATTTGAGCATTCCGGATTTGGACGCT ctggatgAAAAATGTGACAAGCAGTATACAGATTTTAGTCGG CCGTCTTCCCGATGCACCACCCCCGGCCTCTCAGCGGCCACGTTGGCATCGCTGGGGGGCACCTCGTCACGACGGGGCAGCGCAGACACAGGCAGTATCTACGACCCCGACACCAGTCTGAGTGAACTTAGG GATATCTATGAACTAAAGGACCAGATTCAGGATGTAGAAGGGCGGTACATGCAAGGGCTTAAAGAGCTGAAG GAATCACTTgccgaggtggaggagaagtatAAAAAAGCCATGGTATCAAATGCTCAGCTGGACAACGAAAAAGGCAACCTCATCTATCAAGTGGACACACTAAAGGACGTCatagaggagatggaggaacaCACGgctgagatgaggagagagCTGGAGGACAAGACAAAG GAACTAGAAAGACAAAAGCACACGTGTACAGTCCTGCAGCATAAACAAGAAGAGCTGAAAGAGGGACTTCGCCAGAGAGATGAGCTTATAGAG GCCctagagagacagaaagagtacTTTGATTGCATTAGGAATGAGAGAGACGAGCTCAGAGATGAGCTTGCTGACATCAAGGGGAAGGCCAAAGCCGGAGAG AAACATGGGCTGGTCATCATCCCGGACGGCACTCCAAATGGAGACATCAACCATGAGCCTCTGTCCTCAGGGATCACCGTGGTCTCCCAGGAGGCCGCCCAGGTGCTGGAGTCTGCAGGAGAGGGCCCGCTGG ATGTCAGGCTACGGAAGTTGGCCGAGGAGAAAGATGAACTGCTGGCTCAGATCAGGAAGCTGAAGAATCAGcttgaggaggagagacagaagcaCACAAAGATGGACAGTGTGTGCACAGACGGGGAGAGGATGGAAAACGGTACAGACCTGCACATTATTGAGATGCAGA GAGATGCCAACAGACAGATTAGTGAATATAAATTCAAGCTTTCCAAGGCAGAACAGGAAATGGGTACAATGGAACAAAAT ATCAACAGACTTGAAGGGCAAGTGTCCAGGTACAAGTTGTCAGCAGACAGCTCCGAGAAAGTAGAAGACGAACTTAAAGCTGAAAAACGGAAACTTCAAAGAGAG CTGCGCACGGCTCTGGATAAGAtcgaggagatggagatgaccAACAACCATCTAGTAAAGCGCCTTGAGAAGATGAAGGCCAACAGGAACGCCCTCCTGTCCCAGCAGTGA
- the lrrfip2 gene encoding leucine-rich repeat flightless-interacting protein 2 isoform X5, whose protein sequence is MGTQGCGRKRAPLKDRFSAEDEALSSIAREAEARLAAKRAARAEARDIRMRELERQQKERSYHTSSSSNRKWGQIHQWMADSEKARSSSSSITSRHRRGLDDDVMSVRSYRSTSSSATRDLGSKSRSSSRRDVLSDGLSSSSTLKTSRSTSSVYSDLHGHKRASSSSSKKDLLTGLYHDQRTYSSLTKTKPTAPLSTYQPRATTSSSSTVGAGLPRSYSMASLCDDTGLCGSGYSSKAPSEYSLYSGASSTHSSPVSSSDDDTVSSVSQERFSRGRRDSVSSDFSDISESAADYFSRTSRRGSVVSDLDDLSIPDLDALDEKCDKQYTDFSRPSSRCTTPGLSAATLASLGGTSSRRGSADTGSIYDPDTSLSELRESLAEVEEKYKKAMVSNAQLDNEKGNLIYQVDTLKDVIEEMEEHTAEMRRELEDKTKELERQKHTCTVLQHKQEELKEGLRQRDELIEALERQKEYFDCIRNERDELRDELADIKGKAKAGEKHGLVIIPDGTPNGDINHEPLSSGITVVSQEAAQVLESAGEGPLDVRLRKLAEEKDELLAQIRKLKNQLEEERQKHTKMDSVCTDGERMENGTDLHIIEMQRDANRQISEYKFKLSKAEQEMGTMEQNINRLEGQVSRYKLSADSSEKVEDELKAEKRKLQRELRTALDKIEEMEMTNNHLVKRLEKMKANRNALLSQQ, encoded by the exons gcggaggcgaggctTGCGGCGAAACGGGCGGCTCGGGCGGAGGCCAGGGATATTCGAATGAGGGAACTCGAGCGGCAGCAGAAAGAG CGTTCTTACcacacatccagcagcagcaacaggaaaTGGGGTCAGATACACCAGTGGATG GCTGACTCAGAAAAAGCCCGAAGCTCTAGTAGTAGTATAACCAGCCGTCATCGGCGG GGGCtggatgatgatgtcatgtcaGTCCGCAGCTACAGG TCAACCTCATCATCGGCAACCCGTGACTTGGGGTCCAAGAGTCGATCCAGTTCCCGTAGAGATGTGTTG TCCGATGGCCTCTCCTCTAGCTCCACCCTCAAGACTTCCCGCTCCACT AGCTCTGTGTACAGTGACCTTCATGGCCATAAAagggcctcctccagctcctcgaaGAAGGACCTGCTG ACTGGACTTTACCACGATCAAAGGACCTACAGCAGCCTAACGAAGACCAAACCAACGGCTCCTCTCTCCACCTATCAGCCTCGG GCAACCACTTCCTCGTCCTCCACCGTGGGAGCGGGACTGCCTCGCAGCTACAGCATG GCCTCTCTCTGCGACGACACCGGTCTTTGCGGCTCGGGGTACAGTTCAAAAGCT CCCTCTGAATACAGCTTGTACTCTGGAGCCAGCTCCACCCACAGCAGCCCTGTG TCCTCCTCTGATGATGACACTGTCAGCAGCGTGTCCCAGGAACGCTTCAGCAGAGGCCGCAGGGACAGTGTG TCGTCTGACTTCTCGGACATTAGTGAGTCGGCTGCTGATTATTTCAGCCGCACCAGCCGGAGAGGCAGTGTTGTGTCTGACCTCGACGATTTGAGCATTCCGGATTTGGACGCT ctggatgAAAAATGTGACAAGCAGTATACAGATTTTAGTCGG CCGTCTTCCCGATGCACCACCCCCGGCCTCTCAGCGGCCACGTTGGCATCGCTGGGGGGCACCTCGTCACGACGGGGCAGCGCAGACACAGGCAGTATCTACGACCCCGACACCAGTCTGAGTGAACTTAGG GAATCACTTgccgaggtggaggagaagtatAAAAAAGCCATGGTATCAAATGCTCAGCTGGACAACGAAAAAGGCAACCTCATCTATCAAGTGGACACACTAAAGGACGTCatagaggagatggaggaacaCACGgctgagatgaggagagagCTGGAGGACAAGACAAAG GAACTAGAAAGACAAAAGCACACGTGTACAGTCCTGCAGCATAAACAAGAAGAGCTGAAAGAGGGACTTCGCCAGAGAGATGAGCTTATAGAG GCCctagagagacagaaagagtacTTTGATTGCATTAGGAATGAGAGAGACGAGCTCAGAGATGAGCTTGCTGACATCAAGGGGAAGGCCAAAGCCGGAGAG AAACATGGGCTGGTCATCATCCCGGACGGCACTCCAAATGGAGACATCAACCATGAGCCTCTGTCCTCAGGGATCACCGTGGTCTCCCAGGAGGCCGCCCAGGTGCTGGAGTCTGCAGGAGAGGGCCCGCTGG ATGTCAGGCTACGGAAGTTGGCCGAGGAGAAAGATGAACTGCTGGCTCAGATCAGGAAGCTGAAGAATCAGcttgaggaggagagacagaagcaCACAAAGATGGACAGTGTGTGCACAGACGGGGAGAGGATGGAAAACGGTACAGACCTGCACATTATTGAGATGCAGA GAGATGCCAACAGACAGATTAGTGAATATAAATTCAAGCTTTCCAAGGCAGAACAGGAAATGGGTACAATGGAACAAAAT ATCAACAGACTTGAAGGGCAAGTGTCCAGGTACAAGTTGTCAGCAGACAGCTCCGAGAAAGTAGAAGACGAACTTAAAGCTGAAAAACGGAAACTTCAAAGAGAG CTGCGCACGGCTCTGGATAAGAtcgaggagatggagatgaccAACAACCATCTAGTAAAGCGCCTTGAGAAGATGAAGGCCAACAGGAACGCCCTCCTGTCCCAGCAGTGA